Proteins encoded within one genomic window of Triticum aestivum cultivar Chinese Spring chromosome 2D, IWGSC CS RefSeq v2.1, whole genome shotgun sequence:
- the LOC100192191 gene encoding probable WRKY transcription factor 17, with translation MAVDLMGCYTPRRADDQLAIQEAATAGLRSLELLVSSLSGAAPSKAPQQHQQQPFGEIADQAVSKFRKVISILDRTGHARFRRGPVQSPPPPPPPAPVAPPPPPPRPLAVEPARPAPLTVVAPVSVAAPVPQPQSLTLDFTKPNLTMSGATSVTSTSFFSSVTAGEGSVSKGRSLVSAGKPPLSGHKRKPCAGAHSEANTTGSRCHCSKRRKNRVKTTVRVPAVSAKIADIPPDEYSWRKYGQKPIKGSPYPRGYYKCSTVRGCPARKHVERALDDPAMLVVTYEGEHRHSPGPMPMQMAPSPMPMPMGAPVAVASVSAGNGHV, from the exons ATGGCCGTGGACCTCATGGGCTGCTACACCCCTCGCCGCGCCGACGACCAGCTCGCCATCCAGgaggccgccaccgccggcctccgCAGCCTGGAGCTCCTGGTCTCCTCCCTCTCCGGCGCGGCGCCGTCCAAGGCGCcgcagcagcaccagcagcagccgTTCGGCGAGATCGCCGACCAGGCCGTCTCCAAGTTCCGCAAGGTGATCTCCATCCTCGACCGCACCGGCCACGCCCGCTTCCGCCGCGGCCCCGTCcagtcgccgcccccgccacctccgccagcaCCGGTCGCTCCTCCGCCGCCCCCACCGCGCCCTCTGGCCGTCGAGCCGGCCAGGCCCGCTCCCTTGACCGTCGTGGCGCCGGTGTCGGTGGCCGCCCCGGTCCCGCAGCCGCAGAGCCTGACGCTGGACTTCACCAAGCCGAACCTGACCATGTCGGGCGCGACGTCCGTCACGTCCACGTCCTTCTTCTCGTCGGTGACCGCCGGCGAGGGCAGCGTGTCCAAGGGCCGCAGCCTGGTCTCCGCCGGCAAGCCGCCGCTGTCCGGGCACAAGAGAAAGCCCTGCGCCGGCGCGCACTCGGAGGCCAACACCACCGGCAGCCGATGCCACTGCTCCAAGAGAAGGAAGAACCGCGTGAAGACGACGGTGAGGGTGCCGGCGGTGAGCGCGAAGATCGCCGACATCCCGCCGGACGAGTACTCGTGGAGGAAGTACGGCCAGAAGCCCATCAAAGGATCCCCTTACCCACG GGGCTACTACAAGTGCAGCACAGTGCGGGGGTGCCCGGCGCGGAAGCACGTGGAGCGCGCCCTGGACGACCCGGCGATGCTGGTGGTGACCTACGAGGGCGAGCACCGCCACTCGCCGGGGCCGATGCCGATGCAGATGGCGCCGTCGCCTATGCCGATGCCGATGGGCGCTCCCGTCGCCGTAGCTAGTGTGTCCGCCGGCAACGGGCACGTCTGA